AGACCATGGAGCCCGTGCGCGAGCTGGCGCGCTCCCTCGCCCACAAGAACACGGTGCTGTTCCTGGGCCGGCACGTCGGGCACCCGGTCGCCCTCGAAGGCGCGCTGAAGCTCAAGGAGTTGGCGTACATGCACGCCGAGGGCTTCGCGGCGGGGGAGCTGAAGCACGGGCCGATCGCGCTGATCGAGGAGGACCTGCCGGTCGTCGTGGTCGTGCCGTCGCCGCGCGGGCGCTCCGTTCTGCACGACAAGATCGTGTCCAACATCCAGGAGATCAGGGCCCGGGGCGCCCGCACCATCGTGATCGCCGAGGAGGGCGACGAGGCGGTCGTCCCGTACGCCGACCACCTGGTCCGCATCCCGGCCACGCCGACCCTGCTCCAGCCGCTGGTGGCGACGGTGCCGTTGCAGGTCTTCGCGTGCGAGCTGGCGACGGCCCGGGGCAACGAGGTGGACCAGCCGCGGAACCTGGCGAAGTCCGTGACGGTGGAGTGACGGAGCGGCGCCTCAGCGGGCGGGGGCGGGCAGCACGGTGACGACCCGGAAGCGTTCCAGGACCGCCGGCGTCGTGTCGTCCACGGTGAACTCCGGGTCGTCCAGGGCCGCGCGCATCTCCTCGCCGTGCCAGAACCCCTCGTGGCCCGCCCGCCACTCGGCCACGCTGGTGTACCCCTCGCCCTCGTCCACCGCGTGGGCGAGATCCACCTCGCCGAGCGGGACCACGCGTACCTCGGTCACCTCGACGACGGCCACCGGGCGCTCGTGCGAGTCGACGAGCACCCCGCGGTCGCCGGCCCGCGGCAGCGGCTCGTCCTCGTGCTCGTAGTCGAGGAGCAGGCCGGTCGTGGAGGTCTTCGATCCGTCGAGCACCGCCGCGACGAGCCGGTCGCGCAGGGGGCCGGGGAAGGCGAACTCGACCTTGGGCAGCGCGCCGAGGTCCGCGGGCACGGGGTCCTGACCGGGGATCATGCGGCCACCCTACTCAGGGCACCGCGGCGGTCGGGCCGCTTCCGGGGACCGCCTACGGGACCGTCTTCCGGAGCGGCTTAC
The Streptomyces sp. NBC_01723 genome window above contains:
- a CDS encoding ASCH domain-containing protein, translating into MIPGQDPVPADLGALPKVEFAFPGPLRDRLVAAVLDGSKTSTTGLLLDYEHEDEPLPRAGDRGVLVDSHERPVAVVEVTEVRVVPLGEVDLAHAVDEGEGYTSVAEWRAGHEGFWHGEEMRAALDDPEFTVDDTTPAVLERFRVVTVLPAPAR